CCCCTTGTCTTTCAACGATATCTCCATTAAATAAAGCTGAAACAATGTCTCCTTTAGAGTACCCTCGCTTTTTAAGCCTTTTCTTAGTGTGTGTCCCTATTAAAATTTTTCCTTTTCCAGTCATTAAGACTTTTTTAATTTCCTTTAAATTCAATTTTTTCCACCTCCATTGAATAAAAAAAGCGGCCAATGGAAAGAAGAGAGAGCATCAAAAAGAAAGCTCTTGCTTCGATCCAAAGACCGCTAAATTGATAAATTACCGCTTATCTCATAAAAGATAGCCAAGAAATAATAAAAGAAAATAGATTACTATCAGTTTAGCACCTACATGAAGAATCAATCAACAGCATCTAATAACTTTCTTTTTATTTTCATCCAGAAGGTTGGTCGGTATATTTTATCAAATTCTTTCCCCACAAACCCTCTAGCTATTTTAAT
The nucleotide sequence above comes from Cytobacillus pseudoceanisediminis. Encoded proteins:
- a CDS encoding DUF4258 domain-containing protein produces the protein MNLKEIKKVLMTGKGKILIGTHTKKRLKKRGYSKGDIVSALFNGDIVERQGASKVVIAGRDMDDNPIVVVIAKHSHFIFKLVTVMPPIDHFRFKDCV